In one Desulfoferula mesophila genomic region, the following are encoded:
- a CDS encoding putative nucleotidyltransferase substrate binding domain-containing protein: protein MSDFPLPRIKDFLQSVVPFDTMEETELQRVVGLMDLAYFPRGEVIIRAGEEPSKHLYVIMNGSVRVTLPRPSGEELLIDVRGEGDTFGALSLLQGELALFTVTAQEDLLAFTLPDEPFRALVNDNPVFKRHFSFSLARNIDAVRRASDRHTTQMTGTESLGLDAVLTGSRVHELMSKNLLTCLPFTPVKAAAIQMTQRKVGSIMVCEPGGRPVGILTDTDLRVRVLAAGVAPDVDVSEVMSPSVKSISPQAFAFEAMIEMARHGVHHLAVTEDQRLVGVISDHDLTMVIGSSPVGVIKEVYKVSNLEDLAGLPRRMNRVMETLLRLGGSAEYTLDVLSEFNDRLNTRLIRLTLSDMEHKGPGPPPAQFSWLALGSAGRREQALDQGQDYAVVYANVPEEREPEVHAWFNEFARRMGEGLSSCGFQGGPEAVMNDDLVCCRSEAAWEESFLAWIGGGQPPALAMAAKYFDIRAVYAETDFVERLWHKIFEAVESEKGFLGRLALAGERRRPPVGFLREFAVESDGSYADRLNLEEVALEPVVRAARILALDQKLPQTNTLERLGGVTRLGLLKDRMAEDLYEAFSFITLLRIARRLDSAQNGAGEGAFLDPASLNRVQRKMLKESFQVVNKLQEFINQRYGQ, encoded by the coding sequence ATGAGCGATTTTCCTCTGCCCCGCATAAAGGATTTTTTGCAGTCGGTAGTCCCCTTCGACACCATGGAGGAGACGGAACTGCAGCGGGTAGTGGGCCTGATGGACCTGGCCTATTTCCCCCGCGGCGAGGTGATCATCCGGGCGGGCGAGGAGCCTTCCAAACACCTTTACGTCATCATGAACGGTTCGGTGAGGGTGACTTTGCCTCGGCCCAGCGGGGAGGAGTTGCTCATAGACGTGCGGGGGGAAGGCGACACCTTCGGCGCCTTGAGCCTCTTGCAGGGCGAGTTGGCCTTGTTCACGGTCACCGCCCAGGAAGACCTGCTGGCCTTCACCTTGCCCGATGAGCCATTCCGGGCCCTGGTCAACGACAACCCGGTCTTCAAGCGCCACTTCAGCTTTTCCCTGGCCCGCAACATAGACGCGGTGCGCCGGGCTTCGGACCGCCACACCACCCAGATGACCGGCACCGAATCCCTGGGCCTGGACGCGGTTCTCACCGGCAGCCGGGTGCACGAGCTGATGAGCAAGAACCTGCTCACCTGCCTGCCCTTTACCCCGGTGAAGGCGGCGGCCATCCAGATGACCCAGCGCAAGGTGGGCTCCATCATGGTCTGCGAGCCGGGGGGGCGTCCCGTGGGCATCCTCACCGACACCGATCTGCGGGTGCGGGTGCTGGCCGCCGGGGTGGCTCCGGACGTGGATGTCTCCGAGGTGATGAGCCCATCGGTGAAGTCCATCTCGCCCCAGGCCTTCGCTTTCGAGGCCATGATCGAGATGGCCCGCCACGGGGTGCATCACCTGGCGGTCACCGAGGATCAGCGTCTGGTGGGAGTGATCAGCGACCACGACCTAACCATGGTCATCGGCTCCTCTCCGGTGGGGGTGATCAAGGAGGTCTACAAGGTAAGCAACCTGGAGGACCTGGCCGGGTTGCCCCGGCGCATGAACCGGGTGATGGAGACCCTGCTGCGCCTGGGGGGCAGCGCCGAGTACACGCTGGACGTGCTCAGCGAGTTCAACGACCGGCTCAACACACGCCTGATCCGCCTCACCCTGAGCGACATGGAGCACAAAGGGCCGGGGCCGCCGCCGGCGCAGTTTTCCTGGCTGGCCCTGGGCTCGGCCGGGCGGCGGGAGCAGGCCCTGGACCAGGGGCAGGACTACGCGGTGGTCTATGCCAACGTTCCCGAGGAGCGCGAGCCGGAGGTGCATGCCTGGTTCAACGAGTTCGCTCGGCGCATGGGCGAGGGGCTGTCCTCCTGCGGTTTCCAGGGCGGTCCGGAAGCGGTGATGAACGACGACCTGGTGTGTTGCCGCAGCGAGGCCGCCTGGGAGGAGTCGTTCCTGGCCTGGATAGGGGGCGGCCAGCCCCCGGCCCTGGCCATGGCGGCCAAATATTTCGATATCAGGGCCGTGTACGCCGAGACCGATTTCGTGGAGAGGCTGTGGCATAAGATTTTCGAGGCCGTGGAAAGCGAAAAGGGCTTCTTGGGGCGTCTGGCCTTGGCCGGGGAGCGGCGCCGCCCGCCGGTGGGATTTTTGCGCGAGTTCGCGGTGGAGTCGGACGGCTCCTACGCGGATCGCCTCAACCTTGAGGAGGTGGCCCTGGAGCCGGTGGTCAGGGCGGCGCGTATCTTGGCCCTGGACCAGAAGCTGCCCCAGACCAACACCCTGGAGCGCCTCGGCGGGGTCACCAGGCTGGGCCTGCTCAAAGACCGCATGGCCGAGGACCTCTACGAGGCCTTCAGCTTCATCACCCTGCTCAGGATAGCCCGCCGCCTGGATAGCGCCCAAAACGGGGCCGGCGAAGGGGCTTTCCTCGATCCGGCCAGCCTGAACAGGGTGCAGCGCAAGATGCTCAAGGAGAGCTTCCAGGTGGTGAACAAGCTGCAGGAATTCATCAACCAACGCTACGGCCAATAG
- a CDS encoding 3'-5' exonuclease, giving the protein MWQAKLLNQATRARMAGRRLPEEARANLAVLDGLNGRASALAQRFVVVDLETTGLDHTKDRVVSVGAFRVVEGRIRLGEVFSELANPGRGIPVESIKVHGITPDNIRDARPAWEVFRNFLNYLGRDIVVAHYARFDMFFLNRVMRAQYGMRLQNLVMDTVLMCRAALIEPDPYGQKKGAKRCSLDALAARYGLEVPERHTALGDAMATALILQRLLPELSEAGWKTLGDLVQVAGVQ; this is encoded by the coding sequence TTGTGGCAGGCCAAACTGTTGAACCAGGCGACGCGCGCGCGCATGGCCGGCCGGCGCCTGCCCGAGGAGGCGCGGGCCAACCTGGCGGTGCTGGACGGGCTCAACGGTCGGGCTTCGGCGCTGGCTCAGCGTTTCGTGGTGGTGGACCTGGAGACCACCGGCCTGGACCACACCAAGGACCGGGTGGTGAGCGTGGGAGCCTTCCGGGTGGTGGAGGGGCGCATCCGTTTGGGGGAGGTGTTCAGCGAACTGGCCAACCCGGGGCGGGGCATCCCGGTGGAGTCCATAAAGGTGCACGGCATCACGCCGGACAACATTCGCGACGCCCGCCCGGCCTGGGAAGTGTTTCGCAATTTTCTTAATTACCTGGGCCGGGACATCGTCGTGGCCCACTATGCGCGCTTTGACATGTTTTTCTTGAATCGGGTGATGCGGGCCCAATACGGCATGCGCCTGCAAAACCTGGTTATGGACACGGTGTTGATGTGCCGGGCCGCCCTGATCGAGCCCGACCCCTATGGCCAGAAGAAAGGCGCCAAGCGCTGTAGCCTGGACGCCCTGGCCGCCCGTTACGGTTTGGAGGTCCCGGAGCGGCACACCGCCCTAGGCGATGCCATGGCCACGGCTTTGATCCTCCAGCGCCTGCTGCCGGAATTGTCCGAGGCGGGGTGGAAAACCTTGGGTGATTTGGTGCAGGTAGCCGGGGTGCAATAA
- the acs gene encoding acetate--CoA ligase, producing the protein MADDKVLEKNGLYYPPQSFVDKAHINSFEQYQQMYKRSIDDPEGFWGEMAQGFHWEKTWDKVLEFNYHRSKGPISIEWYKGAKTNMTYNCIDRHLETRGDQPALLWEGNEPGEDRIITYRQLYEHVCKFANVLKGFGIKKGDRVTIYLPMIPELAISMLACARIGAIHSVVFGGFSAESLKDRIVDSKCSLVITSDGTYRGGKAVTLKQIADEAMDHSEKEGVTVPKVVVVERVGAGKGIECPMKQGRDQYWHDLVATAEGDCPVEWMDAEDPLFILYTSGSTGKPKGVQHTTAGYMVYVSLTHKYVFDYHDGDVYWCTADIGWVTGHSYILYGPLLNGAQSLMFEGVPTYPDSGRFWDVVDKWKVDIFYTAPTAIRAVMRMGDDFVTKYSRKSLQLLGTVGEPINPEAWRWYNEVVGDSHCPIVDTWWQTETGGILITPLPGAIPTKPGSATLPFFGVQPCLLDDEGKEVEGNGVSGRLAIKAPWPGQLRTTYGSHERFETVYFSDFDGFYFTGDGAKRDEDGYYWITGRVDDVINVSGHRMGTAEVESALVSHPTVAEAAVVGFPHEIKGQGIYAYVTLKVGEEYSEQLKKDLVLHVRKEIGPIASPDVIHWAPALPKTRSGKIMRRILRKMAAGESDFGDTSTLADPSVVGTLVEMKGK; encoded by the coding sequence ATGGCTGACGATAAGGTTTTGGAGAAGAACGGGCTGTACTACCCTCCCCAGTCCTTTGTGGATAAAGCCCACATCAACAGCTTTGAGCAGTACCAGCAGATGTACAAGCGCTCCATCGACGATCCGGAGGGCTTTTGGGGGGAGATGGCCCAGGGCTTCCATTGGGAGAAAACCTGGGACAAGGTACTGGAGTTCAACTATCACCGCAGCAAGGGCCCCATCAGCATCGAGTGGTACAAGGGCGCCAAGACCAACATGACCTATAACTGCATCGACCGCCACCTGGAGACCAGGGGCGATCAGCCGGCCCTGCTCTGGGAAGGCAACGAACCCGGCGAAGACCGCATCATCACTTATCGTCAGCTTTATGAGCACGTTTGCAAGTTCGCCAACGTACTCAAGGGGTTCGGCATCAAAAAGGGTGACCGGGTCACCATCTACCTGCCCATGATTCCCGAACTGGCCATCTCCATGCTGGCCTGCGCCCGCATCGGGGCCATCCACAGCGTGGTCTTCGGCGGTTTCTCGGCCGAGTCCCTGAAGGACCGCATCGTGGACTCCAAGTGCAGCCTGGTCATCACCAGCGACGGCACCTACCGCGGCGGCAAGGCGGTGACGCTCAAGCAAATCGCCGACGAGGCCATGGACCACTCCGAGAAGGAGGGGGTCACCGTGCCCAAGGTGGTGGTGGTGGAGCGCGTGGGCGCGGGCAAGGGCATCGAGTGCCCCATGAAACAGGGCCGCGACCAGTACTGGCACGACCTGGTGGCTACGGCCGAGGGCGATTGCCCGGTGGAGTGGATGGACGCCGAGGACCCCTTGTTCATCCTCTACACCAGCGGCTCCACCGGCAAGCCCAAGGGAGTGCAACACACCACCGCCGGCTACATGGTCTACGTGTCCCTGACCCACAAGTACGTGTTCGACTATCACGACGGCGACGTGTACTGGTGCACCGCCGACATCGGCTGGGTGACCGGCCACAGCTACATCCTCTACGGGCCCCTGCTCAACGGCGCTCAGAGCCTGATGTTCGAGGGCGTGCCCACCTATCCCGACTCGGGCCGCTTCTGGGACGTGGTGGACAAGTGGAAGGTGGATATTTTCTACACCGCCCCCACCGCCATCCGGGCGGTGATGCGCATGGGCGACGACTTCGTCACCAAGTATAGCCGCAAGAGCTTGCAGTTGTTGGGCACGGTGGGCGAGCCCATCAACCCCGAGGCCTGGCGCTGGTACAACGAGGTGGTGGGCGACAGCCACTGCCCCATCGTGGACACCTGGTGGCAAACCGAGACCGGCGGCATCCTTATCACCCCCCTGCCGGGAGCCATCCCCACCAAGCCCGGCTCGGCCACCTTGCCGTTCTTCGGCGTGCAGCCCTGCCTGCTGGACGACGAGGGCAAGGAGGTGGAAGGCAACGGGGTGAGCGGCCGTTTGGCCATAAAGGCCCCTTGGCCCGGTCAGCTGCGCACCACCTACGGATCCCATGAGCGCTTCGAAACGGTGTACTTCAGCGACTTCGACGGGTTCTACTTCACCGGCGACGGCGCCAAGCGCGACGAGGATGGCTACTACTGGATCACCGGCCGGGTGGACGACGTGATCAACGTCAGCGGCCACCGCATGGGCACCGCCGAGGTGGAGAGCGCCCTGGTGAGCCATCCCACCGTGGCCGAGGCCGCGGTGGTGGGCTTCCCCCACGAGATCAAGGGCCAGGGCATCTACGCCTACGTGACCCTCAAGGTGGGCGAGGAGTACAGCGAGCAGCTCAAGAAGGACCTGGTGCTGCACGTGCGCAAGGAGATCGGGCCCATCGCCTCGCCGGACGTCATCCACTGGGCTCCCGCCCTGCCCAAGACCCGCTCGGGCAAGATCATGCGCCGCATCCTGCGCAAGATGGCCGCGGGCGAGAGCGACTTCGGCGACACCAGCACCCTGGCCGATCCCAGCGTGGTGGGCACCCTGGTGGAGATGAAAGGCAAGTAA
- a CDS encoding DUF294 nucleotidyltransferase-like domain-containing protein has translation MARVASAKKPTQETLLAFLLDTPPFQELGRAGLESVLGNITSQRFKAGELILQSGQTQVTHLLVIYQGKVRLFLPGQDGSENLQDLRGPGETLGALGIFRESLSNLNAEAVEDTLCLLIPREDFLHLTERSARFSQFYLKYLSEHYVGKALTELRRPHTATSSEGALYLFSAQVGDLVRRHPEMIGADQPIQAAAAQLTSGRVGAILVNDARGEVVGVVTDRDLRRVVTDGLDHQAPVSSVMSTPVHTIGFHTICFDALLEMLRRKVHHLAIERRGKIEGVVSGHDLMVAQGSSPFYLLREILTAEGFDEIYDLSRRVPLVVRSLIYEGARPGNITRMITLLNDYLLERVLSLLQAELGTPPAPYCWLLMGSEGRKEQTFRTDQDNGLLYADPKSPAHAKQCDEYFTAFASRAIDHLVACGFPRCPGDMMASNPLWRQPYTKWRELFDRWIRRPEPKEVLYATIFFDFRPGHGELSLGERLRDHLTKQVRGQDVFLRLLAKDTLTTPSPLTMFRNFVVEKKGEHKNKIDLKTKGLVPFVDFARVLSLAHGIKETNTLERLQLLGEGGHISPELTTEAMQAYEFQMQLRLMHQQRLDEEGLPPNNYLDPSELSDLERHTLKDAFAVTGELKAALKEEFRLNLG, from the coding sequence ATGGCCAGGGTCGCTTCGGCCAAAAAACCAACCCAGGAAACCTTGCTGGCCTTTTTGCTGGACACCCCGCCTTTCCAGGAGCTGGGGCGGGCCGGCCTGGAATCGGTGCTGGGCAATATCACCAGCCAGCGCTTCAAGGCCGGCGAGCTGATTCTGCAGTCCGGGCAGACCCAGGTCACCCATCTGCTGGTGATCTACCAAGGCAAGGTCCGCTTGTTTCTGCCGGGGCAGGACGGCTCGGAAAACCTGCAGGATTTGCGCGGCCCGGGCGAGACCCTGGGGGCCCTGGGCATATTTCGGGAGAGCCTTTCCAACCTCAACGCCGAGGCGGTGGAAGACACCCTGTGCCTACTTATCCCCCGCGAAGATTTTCTGCACCTTACTGAAAGAAGCGCCCGCTTTTCCCAGTTTTACTTGAAGTACCTTTCCGAACACTACGTGGGCAAGGCTCTCACGGAGCTGCGCCGCCCCCACACGGCCACCTCCAGCGAGGGCGCCCTCTATCTGTTCAGCGCCCAGGTGGGAGACCTGGTGCGGCGTCACCCGGAGATGATCGGGGCCGATCAGCCCATACAGGCCGCCGCCGCCCAACTCACCAGCGGCAGGGTGGGAGCCATACTGGTCAACGATGCCCGGGGCGAGGTGGTGGGGGTGGTCACCGACCGGGATCTTCGGCGGGTGGTCACCGACGGACTGGATCACCAGGCGCCGGTGAGTTCCGTGATGAGCACCCCGGTGCACACCATTGGCTTTCACACCATCTGCTTTGACGCCCTGCTGGAGATGCTCAGGCGCAAGGTGCACCACCTGGCCATCGAGCGCCGGGGCAAGATCGAGGGCGTGGTCAGCGGTCACGACCTCATGGTGGCCCAGGGTTCCAGCCCCTTTTATCTGCTGCGCGAGATACTAACCGCCGAAGGCTTCGACGAGATCTACGACCTCTCGCGCCGGGTGCCCCTGGTGGTGCGCTCGCTCATCTACGAGGGGGCTCGGCCGGGCAACATCACCCGCATGATCACCCTGCTCAACGACTACCTGCTGGAGCGGGTGTTGAGCCTCTTGCAGGCGGAGTTGGGCACCCCGCCCGCGCCCTATTGCTGGCTGCTCATGGGCAGCGAGGGACGCAAGGAGCAGACCTTCCGTACCGACCAGGACAACGGCCTGCTATACGCCGACCCAAAAAGCCCGGCCCACGCCAAGCAGTGCGACGAGTATTTCACCGCCTTCGCCAGCCGGGCCATCGACCACCTGGTGGCCTGCGGTTTTCCCCGCTGCCCCGGCGACATGATGGCCTCCAACCCCCTGTGGCGTCAGCCCTACACCAAGTGGCGGGAGTTGTTCGACCGCTGGATTCGCCGGCCCGAGCCCAAAGAGGTCCTTTACGCCACCATCTTCTTCGACTTCCGCCCCGGCCACGGGGAGCTGTCTTTGGGCGAACGGTTGCGCGACCACCTGACCAAACAGGTGCGCGGGCAGGATGTTTTCCTGCGCCTGTTGGCCAAGGACACCTTGACCACGCCGTCGCCTTTGACCATGTTCCGCAACTTCGTGGTGGAGAAAAAGGGCGAGCACAAGAACAAGATCGATCTCAAGACCAAGGGGCTGGTGCCCTTCGTGGACTTCGCCCGGGTGCTTTCCCTGGCCCACGGCATCAAGGAAACCAACACCCTGGAGCGGTTGCAGCTTTTGGGGGAGGGCGGGCACATCAGCCCGGAACTGACCACGGAAGCCATGCAGGCCTACGAATTCCAGATGCAGCTCAGGCTGATGCATCAGCAGCGCCTGGACGAGGAGGGCTTGCCCCCCAACAACTACCTGGACCCCAGCGAACTTTCCGACCTGGAGCGCCATACGCTCAAGGACGCCTTCGCGGTAACGGGGGAATTGAAGGCGGCCCTCAAGGAAGAGTTCCGGTTGAATCTTGGATAG
- a CDS encoding sodium:solute symporter family protein, with the protein MGILGWTYIFVGFTFALYIYVAWRSRVSDTKGFYVAGMGVPPVANGMATAADWMSAASFISMAGLISFLGYPGAYYLMGWTGGYVLLALLLAPYLRKFGKYTVPDFVGDRYYSNAARLVAAACTVFVSYTYVCGQMRGVGVVFSRFLEVDINTGVIIGMCIVFIYAALGGMKGITWTQVCQYCVLILAYLIPAIAISMKVTGIPIPQIGFGSTIAAGHADAGKYLLDTLNIIAKDLGFVQYTATFATVNTNMLNVLCITFALMVGTAGLPHVIIRFYTVPGVRQARASAGWALLFIAILYTTAPAVAAFARYNMINTLEDKPYSERPQWYTNWQKPGLVAWVDKNGDGIIQYRPGAAFVGRPNFKIADGKRVLGKYGQPLLNNKVTDNKNELYVDRDIMVLASPEIGGLSAWVVGLVAAGGLAAALSTAAGLLLAVSSSISHDFYYRVINPQATEKQRVLVARIFIGLAIVLAGYFGIYPPAFVAQVVAFAFGLAASSIFPVILLGIFYKKTTREGAICGMIAGILFTGIYIIQTKFMGVGNWFLGITPEGIGTIGMIINLVITLVVSSFTKAPPEEIQELVESVRIPRGSGEATDH; encoded by the coding sequence ATGGGTATTCTAGGTTGGACTTACATATTCGTCGGATTCACCTTTGCCCTTTACATCTACGTGGCGTGGCGGTCCCGCGTGTCCGACACCAAGGGCTTCTACGTCGCCGGCATGGGCGTGCCGCCGGTGGCCAACGGCATGGCCACGGCCGCGGACTGGATGAGCGCGGCAAGCTTCATCTCCATGGCCGGACTCATCAGCTTCCTCGGCTATCCGGGGGCCTACTACCTGATGGGCTGGACCGGCGGCTACGTGCTGCTGGCCCTGCTGCTGGCTCCGTACCTTCGTAAATTTGGAAAGTACACGGTGCCCGACTTCGTGGGCGACCGTTACTATTCCAACGCGGCCCGCCTGGTGGCCGCGGCATGTACCGTGTTCGTGTCCTACACCTACGTCTGCGGCCAGATGCGCGGCGTGGGCGTGGTCTTCAGCCGCTTCCTAGAGGTGGACATCAACACCGGTGTCATCATCGGTATGTGTATCGTGTTCATCTACGCGGCCCTGGGCGGCATGAAGGGAATCACCTGGACCCAGGTGTGTCAGTACTGCGTGCTGATCCTCGCCTACCTGATTCCCGCCATCGCCATCTCCATGAAGGTCACCGGGATCCCCATTCCCCAAATCGGCTTCGGCAGCACCATCGCCGCCGGCCACGCCGACGCGGGCAAGTACCTGCTGGACACCCTGAACATCATAGCTAAAGATTTAGGCTTTGTGCAGTACACGGCGACCTTCGCCACGGTGAACACCAACATGCTCAACGTGCTGTGCATCACCTTCGCCCTGATGGTGGGCACCGCCGGTCTGCCCCACGTCATCATCCGTTTCTACACGGTGCCCGGCGTGCGTCAGGCCCGGGCCAGCGCCGGCTGGGCCCTGCTGTTCATCGCCATCCTCTACACCACCGCTCCGGCGGTGGCGGCCTTCGCCCGCTATAACATGATCAACACATTGGAGGACAAGCCATACTCTGAGCGGCCCCAATGGTATACCAACTGGCAAAAGCCCGGCCTGGTAGCCTGGGTGGACAAGAACGGAGACGGCATAATTCAATACCGTCCGGGCGCGGCCTTTGTGGGCCGTCCCAACTTCAAGATCGCCGACGGCAAGCGGGTACTGGGCAAGTACGGCCAGCCCCTGCTGAACAATAAGGTCACCGACAACAAAAACGAGCTTTACGTGGACCGGGATATCATGGTGTTGGCCAGCCCGGAGATCGGAGGTCTGTCCGCCTGGGTGGTCGGCCTGGTCGCGGCCGGTGGTTTGGCGGCCGCCTTATCCACTGCGGCCGGTCTGCTGTTGGCGGTGTCGTCCTCCATCAGCCACGACTTCTACTATCGAGTCATCAACCCGCAGGCAACGGAGAAACAGCGCGTGCTGGTGGCCCGTATCTTCATCGGCTTGGCCATCGTTCTGGCCGGCTACTTTGGAATCTACCCTCCAGCGTTCGTGGCCCAGGTGGTGGCCTTCGCCTTCGGCTTGGCTGCCTCGAGCATCTTCCCGGTCATCTTGCTAGGTATCTTCTACAAGAAGACCACGCGGGAAGGCGCCATCTGCGGCATGATCGCGGGTATCCTGTTCACCGGTATCTACATCATCCAGACCAAGTTCATGGGTGTGGGTAACTGGTTCCTGGGTATCACCCCCGAGGGCATCGGCACCATCGGCATGATCATCAACCTGGTGATCACCCTGGTCGTCAGCTCCTTCACCAAGGCTCCGCCTGAGGAGATCCAGGAGCTGGTGGAGAGCGTGCGCATCCCCAGGGGCTCCGGCGAGGCCACGGACCACTAG
- a CDS encoding DUF4212 domain-containing protein — MSKDLKEYWRKNIRIMIWLLAIWAFVSYGLGIILVNPLNTIHLGGFPLGFWFAQQGSIYVFVLLILVYCKLMRRLDREYDVDE; from the coding sequence GTGAGTAAAGATTTAAAGGAGTATTGGCGCAAAAACATTCGCATCATGATTTGGCTGTTGGCCATATGGGCCTTTGTGTCCTATGGCCTGGGCATCATCTTGGTCAACCCGCTCAACACTATCCACTTGGGCGGGTTCCCCCTGGGCTTCTGGTTCGCCCAGCAGGGCTCCATCTACGTATTCGTGCTGCTCATCCTTGTTTACTGCAAGTTGATGCGCAGGCTAGACCGCGAATACGACGTGGATGAATAG
- a CDS encoding response regulator transcription factor translates to MSRKTIKVLIADDHAIVREGIRQLVGAQEDMEVVGEAGDGLEALEMAKTLRPDVLLLDIGMPGVSGLEAVNLIKDAVPSCQVVVLTMHSKDTFVHRVLDGGALGYVLKASPTEDVIKAVRAAHQGEYFLSSKIKAEVVNAYLDSRKQAPAVKGYDLLSEREQQVFRLVAEGNSTNQIADVLCVSPKTVEKHRTNIMKKLGLKDRLELVKMAIRIGIIDPQLWEN, encoded by the coding sequence TTGAGCCGTAAAACCATCAAGGTTCTCATAGCCGACGACCACGCCATCGTGCGCGAGGGCATCCGCCAACTGGTGGGAGCCCAGGAGGACATGGAGGTGGTGGGCGAGGCCGGCGACGGCCTGGAAGCCCTGGAAATGGCCAAGACGCTCCGGCCGGACGTGCTGCTGTTGGATATCGGCATGCCCGGGGTCAGCGGCCTGGAGGCGGTGAACCTGATCAAGGACGCGGTGCCCTCCTGCCAGGTGGTGGTGCTGACCATGCACAGCAAGGACACCTTCGTGCACCGGGTCTTGGACGGCGGCGCCCTGGGCTACGTGCTCAAGGCCTCGCCCACCGAAGACGTGATCAAGGCGGTGCGCGCCGCCCATCAGGGGGAGTATTTCCTCAGCTCCAAGATCAAGGCCGAAGTGGTGAACGCCTACCTGGACAGCCGCAAGCAGGCCCCGGCGGTTAAGGGCTACGATCTTTTGTCCGAGCGCGAGCAGCAGGTTTTTCGCCTGGTGGCCGAGGGCAACAGCACCAATCAGATCGCCGACGTGCTCTGCGTCAGCCCCAAGACGGTGGAAAAGCACCGCACCAACATAATGAAGAAGCTGGGGCTCAAGGACCGCCTGGAACTGGTCAAAATGGCCATCCGTATCGGCATAATCGACCCGCAACTATGGGAAAATTAG